Proteins from a single region of Bdellovibrio bacteriovorus HD100:
- a CDS encoding CpaF family protein produces MSDQSNVFKQTIQQNLGPVAKYLDDKGVSEILINGHKEIFVERKGKLERVSESFPSEDDLRAAVNSIAQSVGRRIDDESPRLDARLPDGSRIAAVIPPMSRKGTTLSIRKFTNNKITFADYIKFGAITEDGARFLDICMFLGKNIIVSGGTGSGKTTLLSLLCTRIPKGQRVMVIEDSSELQVDYEHVVMFETRQADAMGKGEVTIKDLLKSALRLRPDRIIVGEVRSSEAMELLNAMNTGHKGCMGTVHANTPEDAIVRLEALAQGGDAKISEKALRSQVSSAIEIIIQVSRFSDGSRRIAAISEVRGFSADGSYNVIPIFEMSRLTRRPDGTLEGKLQPTGNVPSFMEEIIDNNLPFPKSKFAKVA; encoded by the coding sequence ATGTCTGACCAGTCGAACGTTTTCAAACAGACCATTCAGCAGAATCTCGGTCCTGTTGCGAAATACCTGGACGACAAGGGTGTGTCCGAAATTCTTATCAATGGCCATAAGGAAATCTTCGTGGAAAGAAAGGGTAAGCTCGAAAGAGTTTCCGAGTCTTTCCCGTCCGAAGATGATCTGCGTGCCGCGGTGAACAGCATCGCGCAAAGTGTGGGTCGACGTATCGATGATGAATCGCCTCGTCTGGATGCGCGTCTTCCGGATGGTTCCCGTATTGCGGCGGTGATCCCGCCGATGTCCCGCAAGGGCACGACTCTTTCCATTCGTAAATTCACGAACAACAAAATCACTTTTGCCGACTATATCAAATTTGGTGCGATCACCGAGGATGGAGCACGTTTCCTGGACATCTGCATGTTCCTGGGAAAAAACATCATCGTCAGCGGTGGTACGGGTTCCGGTAAAACGACATTGCTTTCACTTTTATGCACGCGCATTCCGAAAGGTCAGCGAGTGATGGTGATTGAAGACTCCTCCGAGCTGCAGGTTGATTACGAGCACGTGGTGATGTTTGAAACCCGCCAGGCCGATGCCATGGGTAAGGGTGAAGTCACGATCAAGGATCTTTTAAAGTCCGCCCTGCGTTTGCGTCCCGACCGAATCATCGTGGGGGAGGTTCGTTCCAGTGAAGCGATGGAACTGCTGAACGCCATGAATACCGGTCACAAAGGATGTATGGGAACGGTCCACGCCAACACGCCAGAAGATGCGATTGTGCGGTTGGAAGCCCTGGCTCAAGGTGGTGATGCGAAGATCAGTGAGAAGGCTTTGCGCTCTCAGGTGTCTTCGGCGATTGAAATTATTATCCAGGTCTCACGTTTTTCGGACGGATCTCGCCGTATCGCAGCAATCAGCGAAGTGCGCGGATTCAGTGCGGATGGTTCATACAACGTGATCCCGATCTTTGAAATGTCCCGCCTAACACGCCGTCCCGACGGAACCCTGGAAGGAAAACTCCAGCCCACAGGCAACGTGCCGTCGTTCATGGAAGAAATCATCGACAACAACCTGCCCTTCCCAAAATCCAAGTTCGCAAAAGTCGCCTAA
- a CDS encoding cupredoxin domain-containing protein, with protein sequence MSFVSSRIAQSCTKVLCLLLLSSVANAWEVDFSRRQVEFNKVKNEDRLPASVQEDQSVNILSKVFDSVEPTQDIVIMNTEKGFVPAQVRLKKGGNYRIHVVNVNNKEKNVSFVLDAFSEHHNTVFGEQKTFHVTPKTDGIFSYQCPETAVQGKFIIYSDAAAPDRMPASK encoded by the coding sequence GTGAGTTTTGTGAGTTCCAGGATCGCACAGAGTTGCACTAAGGTTCTTTGCCTGTTGTTGCTGTCTTCTGTCGCGAATGCGTGGGAAGTGGACTTCTCCCGTCGTCAGGTAGAATTCAACAAGGTTAAAAATGAAGACCGCCTGCCGGCCAGCGTGCAGGAGGATCAGTCCGTCAACATTCTTAGCAAGGTGTTTGATTCGGTTGAGCCGACTCAGGACATCGTGATCATGAATACGGAAAAAGGCTTCGTTCCTGCGCAGGTGCGCCTGAAAAAGGGCGGCAACTATCGCATTCACGTGGTGAACGTGAACAACAAGGAAAAAAACGTCAGCTTCGTGCTGGATGCTTTCTCTGAGCATCACAACACGGTGTTTGGCGAACAGAAGACTTTCCATGTGACACCAAAAACGGACGGAATATTCTCTTACCAGTGTCCGGAAACGGCCGTGCAGGGGAAGTTCATTATTTATTCCGATGCGGCAGCGCCTGATCGCATGCCGGCGTCCAAGTAA
- the eno gene encoding phosphopyruvate hydratase: protein MSEIISVISREILDSRGNPTVEVEVTTADGNMGRAAVPSGASTGAHEACELRDGDKNRFLGKGVYKAVDNVREKIAPEIVGLQATEQVYIDKILRDIDGTENKSNLGANAILGVSLAVAKAAAKDCRLPLYRYVGGSQASRLPVPLMNVLNGGAHANNGLDIQEFMIVPTVNNSYAESLRAGTEIFHTLKKILAKKGLSTAVGDEGGFAPKLGSNQEALDLLMNAIVDAGYDPGQNVFLALDVAATEMFKEGKYEWQGGHISPTELLGIYKSWAEKYPLVSIEDGFAEDDWDSWVQSTAQMGSTMQLIGDDLFVTNPKRLRMGLEKKAGNALLVKVNQIGTLTETYEAVNLAQRNKFRTIMSHRSGETEDVTIADLAVGLNCHQIKTGSLCRGERTAKYNQLLRIEEDLGGMGLYWDKAAFR from the coding sequence ATGTCTGAAATCATCAGTGTCATCTCTCGTGAAATCCTGGACAGCCGTGGAAACCCGACTGTAGAGGTTGAAGTTACAACAGCTGACGGCAATATGGGCCGCGCAGCAGTTCCATCTGGTGCCTCCACAGGTGCTCACGAAGCTTGCGAGCTTCGCGATGGCGACAAAAACCGTTTCCTGGGTAAAGGCGTTTACAAAGCTGTCGACAATGTTCGTGAAAAAATCGCTCCGGAAATCGTGGGCCTTCAGGCAACTGAACAGGTTTACATCGATAAAATCCTGCGCGACATCGACGGCACTGAAAATAAATCCAACTTGGGCGCAAATGCGATCCTGGGTGTTTCTTTGGCAGTTGCCAAAGCGGCAGCTAAAGACTGCCGTTTGCCGCTTTACCGTTACGTTGGTGGCTCTCAGGCTTCTCGCTTGCCGGTTCCATTGATGAACGTTCTGAACGGTGGCGCGCACGCGAACAACGGTTTGGATATTCAGGAATTCATGATCGTTCCAACTGTGAACAACTCATACGCTGAGTCCCTGCGTGCAGGTACTGAGATCTTCCACACTCTGAAAAAGATCCTGGCGAAAAAAGGTCTTTCCACAGCAGTAGGTGACGAAGGTGGCTTCGCGCCGAAATTGGGTTCCAATCAGGAAGCTCTTGATTTGCTGATGAATGCGATTGTGGATGCTGGTTATGATCCAGGTCAGAACGTGTTCCTGGCGTTGGACGTGGCTGCAACTGAAATGTTCAAAGAAGGCAAATACGAATGGCAGGGTGGTCACATCAGCCCGACCGAACTTCTTGGCATCTACAAATCCTGGGCAGAGAAATATCCTCTTGTTTCCATTGAAGACGGCTTCGCGGAAGACGACTGGGATTCCTGGGTTCAGTCCACAGCTCAAATGGGCTCCACTATGCAGTTGATTGGTGATGATTTGTTTGTGACCAATCCAAAACGTCTGCGCATGGGTCTTGAGAAAAAAGCGGGTAACGCTTTGTTGGTGAAAGTAAACCAAATCGGTACTTTGACTGAAACTTACGAAGCCGTGAACCTGGCTCAACGTAACAAATTCCGCACAATCATGTCCCACCGCTCTGGTGAGACGGAAGATGTGACGATTGCAGATCTGGCTGTAGGCCTGAACTGCCATCAGATCAAAACAGGCAGCTTGTGCCGTGGTGAAAGAACCGCGAAGTACAACCAGCTTCTGAGAATCGAAGAAGACTTGGGCGGTATGGGCCTATACTGGGACAAAGCCGCCTTCCGATAG
- a CDS encoding cytochrome P450, with protein sequence MFLQGDLQLVFDALYTVGAIDPVLKLDWSEVTREMMANPQILSDAFQTINGCRGDKDLLVQKLHMMDPRSVNYIAMEVAREFCEFQDRTELH encoded by the coding sequence ATGTTTCTGCAAGGCGATTTGCAATTAGTGTTCGATGCGCTCTACACAGTAGGGGCGATCGATCCTGTATTGAAACTTGATTGGTCCGAAGTCACACGTGAGATGATGGCAAACCCACAGATCCTGAGTGACGCTTTCCAGACAATCAACGGCTGCCGTGGCGACAAAGATCTTCTGGTTCAGAAGCTCCACATGATGGATCCAAGATCCGTGAATTATATCGCTATGGAGGTGGCCCGTGAGTTTTGTGAGTTCCAGGATCGCACAGAGTTGCACTAA